Proteins from one Akkermansiaceae bacterium genomic window:
- a CDS encoding response regulator transcription factor gives MSDTNPITVLIVDDHFVVRNGLATSLEIEPDIRVTATAERGEDAAVTYAAHRPTVVLMDLQLPGINGVEATSSIRQIDPAARILVFSTFARMDEIQSALQAGATGYLQKSASREELIHAVRLTAADEHYLPPEIAAELTELRLGPAITPREREIISLIAAGSANKEIGAQLGIAEDTVKQHVSRILQKLGVKDRAQAATEAIRRGIIRLS, from the coding sequence ATGAGCGATACCAACCCCATCACCGTTCTCATCGTCGATGACCACTTCGTGGTCCGCAACGGCCTCGCCACCTCTCTGGAGATCGAGCCGGACATCCGGGTCACAGCAACGGCTGAGCGTGGCGAGGATGCCGCCGTTACCTACGCCGCCCATCGGCCGACCGTCGTGCTCATGGACCTGCAGCTCCCGGGCATCAACGGCGTGGAAGCCACGTCCTCCATCCGCCAGATTGACCCTGCGGCGAGGATTCTCGTCTTCTCCACCTTCGCGCGCATGGATGAGATCCAGAGCGCGCTGCAGGCCGGAGCCACCGGCTACCTGCAGAAGTCCGCCTCCAGGGAGGAACTCATCCATGCCGTGCGCCTCACCGCCGCGGACGAACACTACCTCCCGCCGGAGATCGCCGCGGAGCTGACCGAACTCCGCCTCGGCCCGGCCATCACCCCACGGGAGCGGGAGATCATTTCGCTCATCGCCGCCGGATCCGCCAACAAGGAGATCGGGGCCCAGCTCGGCATCGCGGAAGACACCGTGAAACAGCATGTCTCCCGCATCCTCCAGAAACTGGGAGTGAAGGACCGCGCCCAAGCCGCGACGGAGGCGATCCGCCGCGGAATCATCCGTCTTTCATGA